The region TTCTCGTCATCTTTGTCGGCGCCATCATCGGATCGCTGTTCGGATATAAAGGTTTCGCCGCCATCGTCGAGGGTACCGGGGTGTCGAGTATCCAGACCAACAGCGGTGCTGAGGTCCCCCTGGGGTTTGAGGTGCGCTGCGAGAAGTTCAACGTCACCTTCTACGACTCCGGCGCACCCAAGGAGTTCAAGAGCATTCTGACGGTCCTGGAGAATGGTCGCCCGGTCCCGGGGCTTACCAATGTCCGGGTCGTGGTGAACGAACCGCTCTCCTACAAGGGGTTCACCTTTTACCAGTCCAGTTACGGCCAGGCCACCGAGAGCAGCGACCACACCTTTTCGATACAGGCGCGTTCGGGTGGGGCTGCCGACCATCTCACTCTGCGGGAGGGGCAGGGGACCATCCTGAAGGACGGCACCGCTTTCAAACTGCTGGAAACGACCCAGGATATCCGCCAGTTCATGCCCAATTTCTCCGGGCCGGCCGCCAGGATCGAGGTGACCCCCAAGGGTGGGGCTCCCCAGACCTACATCGTGTTCAAGGACTTTCCCGATGCCAATGCCCAGCGGGGCGACGCGTTGCAGGTCGTGTACGAAGGCTCCAACGCCAAGATGTACACCGGGCTCCAGGTGGCCAAAGACCCGGGCGTCTGGGTGGTCTGGCTGGGATGCACCCTGATGGTGTGCGGTCTGTTCATCGCTTTCTTCATGTCTCACAAACGGGTCTGGATCGTCGTTGCCAAGGGGTATGCCCGCATGTACGGCAATGCCAGCAAAAACCAGGCTCAATTCCAGATGCAGTTCGAAGAGCTGTCCGACAAGTTTAAAAACCTGAAAATCTAGCGGAGGTTACCTAGTTTATGACAAGTTCACTGCTCTTCAACGTGACAACGCTCGCCTACATGGCGTCCATGGTTGTCTTCTTCGCATTCCTCGCCAGCAAGAACAAGGCCATCGGCCTGACCGGCAGCCTGCTGGCCTATGCCGGCTTCGCCGTCCAGACCCTGGCCATTGCCATGCGCTGGAAGGAGTCCTACGACATGGGGTACGGCCACGCCCCCCTGTCCAACCTGTACGAGTCGGTGGTCTTCTTCTCCTGGACCATCATCCTCATCTACATGTTCATCGAGATGAAGTACAAATACCGCATCGTCGGCGCTTTCGTGGTTCCCTTTGCCCTGCTGGGCATGGCCTGGGCCCAGCTCGGCATGCGCAGCGGCATCGAGCCGCTGGTGCCGGCGCTCCAGAGCAACTGGCTGCTGTACCACGTGGTCACCTGCTTCCTCGGCTATGCGGCCTTTGCCGTGGCCTGCGGCATCTCCATCATGTACCTGGTCAAGGCCAAGAGCGAAGAGAGCGGGGGGGGCGCCGCCGGCGGCCTCATGGGCATGTTTCCGCCCATCCGGGTGCTGGACGACCTGAATTATCGCGCCATCATGATCGGTTTCCCCCTGCTCACCCTGGGCATCATCACCGGCGCGGCCTGGGCCAACTACGCCTGGGGCACCTACTGGAGCTGGGACCCCAAGGAAACCTGGTCCCTCATCGTCTGGTTCGTGTACGCCGCGTTTCTCCACGCCCGCTTCACCCGCGGCTGGGTCGGCAAGCGCGCCGCCTGGCTCTCCATCATCGGTTTCGCGGCCACCATCTTCTGCTACCTGGGGGTCAACCTGTTCCTGTCCGGCCTCCACAGCTACGGCAGCTCGAAGATGTAGCAGGCTATTGTGTTGTTTCGGCAACATTTTAGGTGATTTTGTCCAGCGACTATGGTTATATGAGCCGGGAATGCTATTCCCGGCTTTTTTATGAACAAACCAACCATTTCCATCATCATTCCGGTCAAACCCGGTTTCAGCGTGACGGCCGCCCAGCGGCTGGCGGCGGTGGAGTACCCGCGTGACCGGTACGAGATCATTGTCGCCGAGGGATACAGTCCGAGCCGCCAGAGGAACAGGGCGGCGGCGCAGGCCCGGGGGGAGATCGTCTGCTTTCTGGACGACGACTCCCTCACCGCCCCCGATTTTCTGACCACCGTCGCCAAACATTACGAGAACCCGCAGGTGACGGCCGTGGGCGGCCCGTCCCTCACCCCGGCCAGCGATTCCATCCTGCAACGGAGCATCGGCGCGGCCCTGGCCTCGGCCCTGGGGGGGGCGGGATGCGCAACCGCTACCGGGCCTGGGGCGAGGCGCGCCTGACCGACGACAGCGAGCTGATCTTGTGCAACCTGAGTTTCCGCAGGGAGCGTTTTTTGGCTTTCGGCGGCCTGGATGAGCGGCTCTACCCCAACGAAGAGAACGAACTCCTGGACCGGATGCTGCATGCCGGGGAGGGGCTGGTCCACGACCCGCATCTGGCGGTCTTCCGCAGCCAACGTCCCACCTGGCGTCTGCTTTGCCGCCAGTTTCTGAACTACGGCCGGGGCCGGGCCGAACAGACCGTCATCAGCAGGCGTCTCCGGCCGGTAAGCCTGCTGCCGGCCCTGTTCATGGCCTACGTGCTGCTGGTGCCGTTTTTCCCGGTGTCACCACTCTGGCTGCCCCTGGCCTGTTACGGGCTCCTGTTGCTGGCCGTTTCCGCCGGGGAGGCGGGCCGGGCTCGCAGCCTGGGGATGTTCGTGCGCCTGCCGTTCATCTACGCCATCATCCACCTGGCTTATGGGGCCGGGCTCTGGTGGGGGGCACTGGGCGCCCTCCCGGGCAGGCGGCCCAAACCGGGGGGCGAGGTGACCCTGCGCCAGGTGAAGGGGCTGACCGGCCCGCCGGCAGCGCCAGCAGCCGCAAAATAATGCATATCAAGTGTTTGGATACAAGGGGGACACGGTGAGTATGGAGTTGAGCATTGTCGTGCCGATCTACAACGAGGAGGAGAACGTGGCGGCGCTCTACGGGAGCATTCGTGACGCCCTGGCCCGGACCTCCCTCGACTACGAAACCATCTTTGTGGACGACGGTTCGAGCGACGGCTCGTTCAAACTGTTGAAGGAGATCGCCGCCCAGGACCAACGGGTGAAGCTCCTGCGCTTCCGCCGCAATTTCGGCCAGACCGCAGCCATGGCCGCAGGATTCGACGCGGCCAAAGGGGCGGTTATCATCCCCATGGATGGCGATCTCCAGAACGACCCGGCCGACATCCCCCGCCTTCTGGAAAAGCTCCACGAGGGGTATGACGTGGTCTCAGGATGGCGCAAGGAGCGCAAGGATACTTTTGTAACCCGCAAGATCCCCTCCCTGCTGGCCAACTCTCTCATCTCCGCCCTGACCGGCGTGCACCTACATGACTACGGCTGCACCCTCAAGGCCTACCGCCGCGAGGTGCTGGACGGCATCAACCTCTACGGCGAGATGCACCGCTTCGTGCCGGCCCTGGCCTCCCAGGTGGGGGCAAAGGTCACGGAGTTGCCGGTCAACCACCGCCCGCGCCTGTACGGCAAGAGCAAGTACGGCATCTCCCGGACCCTGCGGGTGGTGCTGGACCTGATGACGGTCAAGTTCCTGCTGGCCTACTCCACCAAGCCGATCCAGCTCTTCGGCAAGTGGGGGATCTATACCCTGCTGGCCGGCTGCCTTTCCGGCGGTACCACGCTGTACATGAAGCTCTTCGAGAACGTGAGCATGAACCGCAACCCGCTGCTGATCCTCACCGCCTTCCTGCTGTTCATGGGGGTGCAGTTCATCGTCCTGGGGCTCTTGGGGGAACTGAACGCCCGGACCTACTTCGAGTCCCAGGGCAAGCCGATCTACGTGATCAGGGATAGGGTCAACCTTGGCTGATGGCGGGCTGAGAATCCTCATGGTGGCGCCGACCCCCTACTTCGCGGACCGGGGGTGCCATGTGCGCATCTTTGAGGAGGCCCGCGCCCTGCGCACCCTGGGGCACGACGTGCGCATCGCCACCTACCACATCGGCCGGGACCTGCCCGGCATCCCGGTGCTGCGCATCCCCCGCATACCGTGGTACAACCGGCTGGAAGCCGGTCCTTCCTGGCACAAGCTCTACCTCGACTTTTTGCTGCTCTGCAAGGCCGCCGCTTATAGCCTGCGTTTCCGCCCCCAGGTCATCCACGCCCACCTGCACGAAGGAGCCGCCATCGGCTGGCTGCTCAAGCTCATGACCCGCGTTCCCCTGGTCTTCGACTACCAGGGGAGCCTCAGCGGCGAATGCATCGACCACGGCTTCTTCAGGGCCGACTCCCGGGTGGCCCGCATTTTCCGCTGGGTGGAGCGGTTCATCAACAACCGTGCCGACCGGATCGTCACCAGTTCCACTGCCGGGTACACCGACCTGAGAGCAAACTGGGGGGTGGTGCCCGAACGCCTCGTCTCCGTCATTGACGGCGTGGATACGGACCAGTTCCGTCCCCACGACCGGCAGGAGGCGCGCAGCCGCC is a window of Geobacter sp. FeAm09 DNA encoding:
- a CDS encoding glycosyltransferase is translated as MADGGLRILMVAPTPYFADRGCHVRIFEEARALRTLGHDVRIATYHIGRDLPGIPVLRIPRIPWYNRLEAGPSWHKLYLDFLLLCKAAAYSLRFRPQVIHAHLHEGAAIGWLLKLMTRVPLVFDYQGSLSGECIDHGFFRADSRVARIFRWVERFINNRADRIVTSSTAGYTDLRANWGVVPERLVSVIDGVDTDQFRPHDRQEARSRLGIAPDEPVVAYLGLMSAYQGTDLLLDAIALLKAQGVHARFLIMGFPVERYRAMAEAKGINDMITFTGKVDYREAPLFLSAADLAVSPKLSLTEANGKLFNYMACALPVVVFDTPVNREILGDTGIYAPLGDTAAFAARVAALLADQEGLKGRGERVRSKAVHDHAWQARGALLAEVYRTVTAVDRH
- a CDS encoding glycosyltransferase family 2 protein; its protein translation is MELSIVVPIYNEEENVAALYGSIRDALARTSLDYETIFVDDGSSDGSFKLLKEIAAQDQRVKLLRFRRNFGQTAAMAAGFDAAKGAVIIPMDGDLQNDPADIPRLLEKLHEGYDVVSGWRKERKDTFVTRKIPSLLANSLISALTGVHLHDYGCTLKAYRREVLDGINLYGEMHRFVPALASQVGAKVTELPVNHRPRLYGKSKYGISRTLRVVLDLMTVKFLLAYSTKPIQLFGKWGIYTLLAGCLSGGTTLYMKLFENVSMNRNPLLILTAFLLFMGVQFIVLGLLGELNARTYFESQGKPIYVIRDRVNLG
- a CDS encoding cytochrome c biogenesis protein ResB: MATTNRSFAQALWDFFCSLKLTIFLLISLALTSIIGTVLPQGKLPPEYVAEISPAKLQIYSKLGFFDMYHSWWFILLLYVFSINLICCSIKRLPHVFKFISEPALVLGESLRNGFSLKQDLKITASLDKGREALVAFLGKEFGSPVVTEQDGEYHLFAQKNAWCRLGVYVVHLSILVIFVGAIIGSLFGYKGFAAIVEGTGVSSIQTNSGAEVPLGFEVRCEKFNVTFYDSGAPKEFKSILTVLENGRPVPGLTNVRVVVNEPLSYKGFTFYQSSYGQATESSDHTFSIQARSGGAADHLTLREGQGTILKDGTAFKLLETTQDIRQFMPNFSGPAARIEVTPKGGAPQTYIVFKDFPDANAQRGDALQVVYEGSNAKMYTGLQVAKDPGVWVVWLGCTLMVCGLFIAFFMSHKRVWIVVAKGYARMYGNASKNQAQFQMQFEELSDKFKNLKI
- a CDS encoding glycosyltransferase family 2 protein yields the protein MNKPTISIIIPVKPGFSVTAAQRLAAVEYPRDRYEIIVAEGYSPSRQRNRAAAQARGEIVCFLDDDSLTAPDFLTTVAKHYENPQVTAVGGPSLTPASDSILQRSIGAALASALGGAGCATATGPGARRA
- the ccsB gene encoding c-type cytochrome biogenesis protein CcsB, which codes for MTSSLLFNVTTLAYMASMVVFFAFLASKNKAIGLTGSLLAYAGFAVQTLAIAMRWKESYDMGYGHAPLSNLYESVVFFSWTIILIYMFIEMKYKYRIVGAFVVPFALLGMAWAQLGMRSGIEPLVPALQSNWLLYHVVTCFLGYAAFAVACGISIMYLVKAKSEESGGGAAGGLMGMFPPIRVLDDLNYRAIMIGFPLLTLGIITGAAWANYAWGTYWSWDPKETWSLIVWFVYAAFLHARFTRGWVGKRAAWLSIIGFAATIFCYLGVNLFLSGLHSYGSSKM